One stretch of Sylvia atricapilla isolate bSylAtr1 chromosome 4, bSylAtr1.pri, whole genome shotgun sequence DNA includes these proteins:
- the SOD3 gene encoding extracellular superoxide dismutase [Cu-Zn], which produces MFLIISLVTGLALSASEVMTDKETDPRQESLHEIQKQVNDLWQNLLYPVTGGNETDGMIYTTCEMKPSSKIDADKPQVTGQILFRQHYSYGRLEAIFYLDGFPLDNNQSSRAIHIHELGDLSNGCDSTGGHYNPFRVNHPRHPGDFGNFLPKEGKIRKYKANLFATVFGPHSIMGRSVVIHEQEDDMGKGNNKASLENGNAGKRLACCVIGISNKNLWEEKLPEVMDKKKRGLNKRTYSQA; this is translated from the coding sequence ATGTTTCTGATTATTTCTCTGGTCACTGGGCTCGCCCTGTCTGCCTCTGAAGTCATGACAGACAAGGAAACTGACCCACGGCAGGAATCATTGcatgaaatacagaaacaagTGAACGACCTCTGGCAGAATTTGCTCTACCCAGTAACAGGTGGTAACGAGACTGATGGGATGATTTACACCACTTGTGAAATGAAGCCCAGCTCCAAAATAGATGCTGACAAGCCACAAGTGACTGGACAGATCTTATTCAGGCAGCATTATTCATATGGAAGACTGGAGGCCATTTTTTACTTGGATGGGTTTCCATTGGATAACAATCAGTCTAGCAGAGCTATACACATCCACGAGCTTGGAGACCTCAGCAATGGCTGTGATTCTACAGGGGGGCACTATAACCCTTTCAGAGTCAATCACCCTCGTCACCCAGGAGATTTTGGCAACTTTCTTCCTAAAGAAGgcaaaatcagaaaatacaaagcaaacCTCTTTGCCACAGTCTTTGGTCCACATTCCATCATGGGCAGATCTGTTGTGATCCATGAGCAGGAAGATGACATGGGCAAGGGCAATAATAAGGCCAgtttggaaaatggaaatgctggGAAACGTCTGGCTTGCTGTGTGATTGGGATAAGCAACAAGAACTTGTGGGAAGAGAAACTGCCTGAGGTTATGGACAAGAAGAAGAGAGGGCTCAACAAAAGAACGTACAGCCAGGCTTAG